In Phyllopteryx taeniolatus isolate TA_2022b chromosome 8, UOR_Ptae_1.2, whole genome shotgun sequence, one genomic interval encodes:
- the dclk1b gene encoding serine/threonine-protein kinase DCLK1b isoform X1: MELEHFDERDKAQRYARRGSRGNGLPSPTHSAHCSLYRTRTLQALSSEKKAKKVRFYRNGDRYFQGIVYAISQDRFRSLDALLADLTRALSDNVNLPQGVRTIYSVDGMTRITGMEQLVEGESYVCASFEPYKKVDYTKNVNPNWSAGAWTAVACPRDPPSLGSARVGSPETRESKDFIKPKLVTIIRSGVKPRKAVRVLLNKKTAHSFEQVLTDITDAIKLDSGTVKRLFTVDGKAVTCLQDFFGEDDIFFACGPEKYRYQDDLSLDERDCRVAKSASYGRLPSVHGRCSPRSGGMSRRSKSPSSTGSANGTAGSQLSTPRSGKSPCPSPTSPGSHRRRQHSGSSLSLASTKVCSSMDEGDGPSSEAEPMDEYPVPASIAERYKVGRTLGSGNFAVVRECVERSTGREYALKIISKDKCRGKEHMIQSEVSILRRVKHPNIVLLIEEMDTGNEIYLVMELVKGGDLFDAITSSSKYTERDASCMLFNLASAIKYLHGLNIVHRDIKPENLLVYQHHDGSKSLKLGDFGLATVVNGFLYTVCGTPTYVAPEIVAEKGYGLKVDIWAAGVITYILLCGFPPFNCKGDDQAVLFQEILRAEPEFPAPHWDNVSDSAKALIAGMLRVDVDRRLSAAQVLEHPWVNEDGVSENQRQLPVAVRIKKNFNTGPKGSGTTAGVMLITNTPLDKEKQVFRQRQQHPNFPHGARSSASSASPRGSDPVVLSPADFTSESDDCSPGSADTVRSPVSPF; this comes from the exons ATGGAACTGGAGCACTTTGACGAGCGTGACAAGGCGCAGAGGTATGCCCGCCGGGGCTCCAGGGGCAACGGGCTCCCCAGTCCCACTCACAGCGCCCACTGCAGCCTGTACCGAACCAGGACGCTGCAGGCGCTGAGCTCGGAGAAGAAGGCCAAGAAGGTTCGCTTCTACCGCAATGGGGACCGCTACTTCCAAGGGATCGTGTACGCCATTTCCCAGGACAGGTTCCGCTCCCTGGACGCGCTCCTGGCCGACCTCACGCGAGCGCTCTCGGACAACGTCAACCTACCGCAAGGGGTTCGGACCATCTACTCAGTTGATGGGATGACGAGGATCACTGGCATGGAGCAGCTCGTGGAAG GAGAAAGCTATGTGTGTGCCTCCTTTGAGCCCTACAAGAAGGTGGACTACACCAAGAACGTCAACCCCAACTGGTCAGCCGGCGCCTGGACCGCCGTCGcgtgcccccgcgacccgccCTCCCTCGGCAGCGCCAGGGTCGGCTCGCCGGAGACCCGGGAGAGCAAGGACTTCATCAAGCCCAAACTGGTGACCATAATCCGCAGCGGCGTGAAGCCCCGCAAGGCCGTGCGCGTCCTGCTCAACAAGAAGACGGCGCACTCGTTCGAGCAGGTCTTGACGGACATCACCGACGCCATTAAGCTGGACAGCGGCACCGTCAAAAGGCTGTTCACGGTGGACGGGAAGGCG GTTACGTGCCTTCAGGACTTTTTTGGAGAAGATGACATCTTCTTCGCTTGTGGGCCTGAAAAATACCGCTACCAAGATGACTTGAGTTTGGACGAACGTG ATTGCAGGGTGGCCAAGTCGGCCTCCTACGGTCGACTTCCCTCGGTGCACGGTCGCTGTTCTCCCAGAAGCGGCGGAATGTCTCGCAGGAGCAAGTCACCCTCGTCGACCGGCTCAG CTAACGGGACTGCAGGCAGTCAGCTGTCCACCCCTCGATCGGGAAAATCACCTTGCCCCTCTCCCACCAGTCCTGGCAGCCACAGGAGACGGCAG CACAGCGGCTCGTCCCTCTCGTTGGCTTCCACCAAGGTGTGCAGCTCCATGGACGAAGGAGACGGACCCAGCAGCGAAG CTGAGCCCATGGACGAGTACCCCGTCCCCGCCTCCATCGCGGAGCGCTACAAAGTGGGCCGGACTTTAGGCAGCGGCAACTTCGCTGTTGTGCGAGAGTGTGTTGAGAGATCCACGGGAAGAGAATACGCCCTGAAGATCATCAGCAAGGACAAATGCAGAGGAAAG GAGCACATGATCCAGAGCGAGGTGTCCATCCTTCGCCGTGTCAAACATCCCAACATCGTGCTGCTCATTGAAGAGATGGACACCGGGAATGAGATTTATCTCGTCATGGAGTTAGTCAAG GGGGGCGACCTGTTTGACGCCATCACCTCGTCCAGCAAATACACAGAGCGCGACGCCAGCTGTATGCTCTTCAACTTGGCCAGCGCCATCAAGTACCTGCACGGCCTCAACATCGTCCACAGAGACATCAAACCAGAAAACCTGCTG GTTTACCAACATCACGACGGCAGCAAATCTCTGAAGCTGGGCGACTTTGGCCTGGCCACCGTGGTCAACGGTTTCCTGTACACGGTGTGCGGCACGCCCACGTACGTGGCGCCGGAGATCGTCGCCGAGAAGGG GTACGGCCTCAAGGTGGACATTTGGGCCGCGGGTGTTATCACTTACATCCTGCTGTGTGGTTTTCCGCCCTTCAATTG CAAGGGCGACGACCAAGCCGTTCTCTTTCAAGAGATCCTGAGGGCCGAGCCGGAGTTCCCCGCGCCGCACTGGGACAACGTGTCGGACTCTGCCAAG GCTCTCATCGCCGGCATGCTGCGGGTGGACGTGGACCGACGACTCTCGGCCGCGCAGGTGCTGGAGCACCCGTGGGTGAAT GAGGACGGCGTGTCAGAGAACCAACGGCAGCTGCCGGTGGCCGTCAGGATCAAGAAGAACTTCAACACCGGACCCAAGGGCAGCGGCACTACAGCAGGCGTGATGCTCATCACA AACACGCCGCTGGACAAGGAGAAGCAAGTTTTCCGTCAAAGacaacaacatcccaacttcccGCACGGGGCTCGCTCGTCCGCGTCGTCCGCGTCCCCCCGCGGCTCCGACCCCGTGGTCCTGTCCCCCGCCGACTTCACGTCCGAGTCGGACGACTGTTCTCCGGGTTCGGCCGACACGGTGCGCTCCCCCGTGTCTCCGTTCTAA
- the dclk1b gene encoding serine/threonine-protein kinase DCLK1b isoform X2: MELEHFDERDKAQRYARRGSRGNGLPSPTHSAHCSLYRTRTLQALSSEKKAKKVRFYRNGDRYFQGIVYAISQDRFRSLDALLADLTRALSDNVNLPQGVRTIYSVDGMTRITGMEQLVEGESYVCASFEPYKKVDYTKNVNPNWSAGAWTAVACPRDPPSLGSARVGSPETRESKDFIKPKLVTIIRSGVKPRKAVRVLLNKKTAHSFEQVLTDITDAIKLDSGTVKRLFTVDGKAVTCLQDFFGEDDIFFACGPEKYRYQDDLSLDERDCRVAKSASYGRLPSVHGRCSPRSGGMSRRSKSPSSTGSANGTAGSQLSTPRSGKSPCPSPTSPGSHRRRQHSGSSLSLASTKVCSSMDEGDGPSSEAEPMDEYPVPASIAERYKVGRTLGSGNFAVVRECVERSTGREYALKIISKDKCRGKEHMIQSEVSILRRVKHPNIVLLIEEMDTGNEIYLVMELVKPHLKP; the protein is encoded by the exons ATGGAACTGGAGCACTTTGACGAGCGTGACAAGGCGCAGAGGTATGCCCGCCGGGGCTCCAGGGGCAACGGGCTCCCCAGTCCCACTCACAGCGCCCACTGCAGCCTGTACCGAACCAGGACGCTGCAGGCGCTGAGCTCGGAGAAGAAGGCCAAGAAGGTTCGCTTCTACCGCAATGGGGACCGCTACTTCCAAGGGATCGTGTACGCCATTTCCCAGGACAGGTTCCGCTCCCTGGACGCGCTCCTGGCCGACCTCACGCGAGCGCTCTCGGACAACGTCAACCTACCGCAAGGGGTTCGGACCATCTACTCAGTTGATGGGATGACGAGGATCACTGGCATGGAGCAGCTCGTGGAAG GAGAAAGCTATGTGTGTGCCTCCTTTGAGCCCTACAAGAAGGTGGACTACACCAAGAACGTCAACCCCAACTGGTCAGCCGGCGCCTGGACCGCCGTCGcgtgcccccgcgacccgccCTCCCTCGGCAGCGCCAGGGTCGGCTCGCCGGAGACCCGGGAGAGCAAGGACTTCATCAAGCCCAAACTGGTGACCATAATCCGCAGCGGCGTGAAGCCCCGCAAGGCCGTGCGCGTCCTGCTCAACAAGAAGACGGCGCACTCGTTCGAGCAGGTCTTGACGGACATCACCGACGCCATTAAGCTGGACAGCGGCACCGTCAAAAGGCTGTTCACGGTGGACGGGAAGGCG GTTACGTGCCTTCAGGACTTTTTTGGAGAAGATGACATCTTCTTCGCTTGTGGGCCTGAAAAATACCGCTACCAAGATGACTTGAGTTTGGACGAACGTG ATTGCAGGGTGGCCAAGTCGGCCTCCTACGGTCGACTTCCCTCGGTGCACGGTCGCTGTTCTCCCAGAAGCGGCGGAATGTCTCGCAGGAGCAAGTCACCCTCGTCGACCGGCTCAG CTAACGGGACTGCAGGCAGTCAGCTGTCCACCCCTCGATCGGGAAAATCACCTTGCCCCTCTCCCACCAGTCCTGGCAGCCACAGGAGACGGCAG CACAGCGGCTCGTCCCTCTCGTTGGCTTCCACCAAGGTGTGCAGCTCCATGGACGAAGGAGACGGACCCAGCAGCGAAG CTGAGCCCATGGACGAGTACCCCGTCCCCGCCTCCATCGCGGAGCGCTACAAAGTGGGCCGGACTTTAGGCAGCGGCAACTTCGCTGTTGTGCGAGAGTGTGTTGAGAGATCCACGGGAAGAGAATACGCCCTGAAGATCATCAGCAAGGACAAATGCAGAGGAAAG GAGCACATGATCCAGAGCGAGGTGTCCATCCTTCGCCGTGTCAAACATCCCAACATCGTGCTGCTCATTGAAGAGATGGACACCGGGAATGAGATTTATCTCGTCATGGAGTTAGTCAAG CCTCATCTGAAACCCTAA